acttccaactctgatgtccagaagcagaagataccaaggtcagaggatccaagcttccctttgactctgatcaccaagcttcacaagttccaacatgaagcatcgtTTGATCataagtcaactaggataaggctcacgtcgctatccaagtacaaaagcaattgtactatccagACGACCTTACCTTAGATGTTCATCcacagcagaatctggaagttccggatttgccctccaacggtagcatttcaaacaacgaatacaaccctaatccttggagtataaatagaggctgaagttggaagaagatgccaagaaactttgtacaagcttaagcaaccattcaatattctcttagtaatctttcttcaatcgttcttattgtgtttaccttagctttcttagaagcatTCATTGTTAACCCAAAACtttcaaacagttagtttgatttccttaagggaccaagtttggtcaactccttgagaagactaagagagtgaatcttaatgtttgctagttcattgtattgtttgtcactgagcaggttgctaatgcagttgtaacaaactttgaatagtggattgccttcattctaagaaggaagaaatcaccttaacgggtggactggactagcttgagcgattatcaagtgaaccaggataaaatacttgtgtgcttctcttcatctcttatctttgcaccttgtgttgtttGTTCGAGAGATTTATCTAAATCTTAAGAGCGAAAAGTTTTtagttgaaaacgctattcaaacccctctttctatcgtttttcataccttcaattggtatcagagcgcaagttctgattaccacaccaaacagtgttcagtgatccgggccggtgtgaaaaactgtgatggctaccaccagtgatgcGCAAAAGGATGTCTACAGTGCAGAGCCTCCTATCTTTGATGGACAAAAGTtcgagtactggaaagatagaatcaaaagcttctttcttggcttcgaTGCTGATCTTTGGGATATTATCGTGGATGGCTAcacgcgtccagttgatgctaaTGGCAAAAAGCTCTCAAGAGAAAATATGACGGCTGAGCAGATGAAGAAATTCTCagaacatcacaaagctagaaccGTTCTTCTCAATGCTATCTCTTTTGAAGATAATCAGAAGAtagcagatcgtgagtatgctaagtctatctttgattccttaaagatgactcatgaaggaaacaaagaagtgaaagagacaaaggcgttgtctttgatcagGAAGTACGAAGCTTTCCAGATGGAACCTGgcgaatccattgaagatatgttttccagattccaggtTATTATTgttggaataagacctctcaacaaaagctatacCACGGTTGATCATGTCAAgaggattcttagaggtcttcctgaaaactGGGtacctttgataacttccttgaagTTTTCAAGAGACCTTGACCagttgagtttggaagaactcataagcatgctGAAGAGTCATGAGTTAGATCGTGAAGAGCATCAGACTCacaggaagaagtctatagccttgaaatccaaatctgaaaaggtcaaagctctccaagcagctGAAGAGTCTGAAGGAACCTTTGAaaattctgatgaagatgagctaaccctgatctccagaaagctcaaccgcatctggaagcacaggtagagcaagtacagaggctcatCAAAGGGCAAAGGAAAGCAAGAATCTTCATccagtcagaagaagtcctcatcaaaataagtcacttgcttcgaatgcaaagaatcatgacactacaagagtgattgtccaaagctgaaaaaggacaagaagccaaagaagcacttcaaagcaaagaaaggtctcatggtgacttttgatgactcagagtcagaagaagttgactctgatggagaaatcgttgaaggactcatggcaattgtcaaggacaaagaagcagagtctgAAGATGCAACTAAtgctgaatctgcatcagaggatGATCCAAACTTAGATGATGAGAATGAGGTATTCGCATCTTTCTCAACtaaatgctttgtctgaaattatggataaatataactctcttctgactaagcataaaaagttgaaaaaggatttctctgctgtctctaaaacttctactgaacatgagaaaataatttctgaattaaatgagtgtaatcatgctttagtaaattctaactATGTGCTAAAAAATCAAATTGTTaaattagaagaagttgttgcttgtgatgcctctgatagtaagaatgaatcaaaatatgaaaagtcttttcaaagattcctatctaaaagcgtagacagaagcttaatggcttcaatgatctatgacgtaagcagaaatgaaatgtatggcattggctattctagacccagtagaaaggagcctcctatgcctaagggaaaatctttgtatgaacattttgtaccctctggtactatattgcctgaaccactGCCTGATAAAGTTactaacccccctctcaaaaagggaactttctctatgtctaaatatcatgctcagattcctttgcattaccatgttgagaaacccaaggtcgtcggaacctctggggtaactaacaagaaatgacccagaaagtgggtacctaaggaaaagatcatctatgttgcagatatccttgatcgctccactgaaacacaatcatggtatctagacagtggatgctcgcgacacatgacgggagaaaggcgtatgttccaagacctaaaacttaagcatggaggcgaagttggttttggaggcaatgagaagggtaaaattgttggttctggtactattggtattgataatagtccatgcattgataatgttctgttggtagatggtttaatgcataacttattgtcaataagctgacaagggttatgatgttaatttcaatcaaaagtcttgcagggctgtaagtcagatcgattgctctgttctgtttaacagcaagaggcggaacaacacttataagatcaaattatctgagttggaatctcataaagtaaagtgtcgtctttctgttaatgaagagaaaTGGGTATGGcttagacggttagggcatgccaatatgagaaagatttctcagctgagtaagcttgaccttgtcaggggctttcccactctgaagttctcttcagacgctctttgtgaagcatgtcagaaaggcaaatttacaaaagtccctttcaaggcaaagaatgttgtttccacctcaaggccgttggaacttctgcatatcgacctatttggaccagtgaaaactgagtctataggtggcaagagatatgggatggtcattgttgacgactatagccgttggacatgggtaaaattcttaagtcgcaaggatgagtctcattctgtgttctctaccttcattgcccaagtgcaaaacgagaaaggttgtaggattgtgcgtgtcagaagtgatcatggtggagagtttgaaaatgacaagtttgagagtctgtttgataccTACGGGATATCAcgtgatttctcttgtcctagaactcctcaacagaatggtgttgttgagaggaaaaatagaactctccaagagatggccagaaccatgctccaagaaactgacatggcaaagcacttatgggcagaggcagtaaacacagcatgttacattcataacaggatctctatcagaccaattctgaataagactccttatgaattgtggaagaatataaagcctaacatttcttattttcattctgAATAACATTTCTTGTCCTACACTACCTACGCTTCTCCGCCCTCTCAAGCTCCAAACGATGCTTCTCGTATTCCAAGTTGACCAGGCTCTGGCGAACCTTCTGCTTCTCCTCTTCAGGACTAGCAGTCATGGCCTCAAGTGCTGCCTCTACAGCACGAATCTCGTAGGAGGTTTCCAACTCCCTCTGGAAGAGTTGCTCCAGCTCCTCTATAAAAACTAGGAACCCTCTGAGCGTGGCGTCCAACTCCGGACTCATACCCATGCCGAGCAACTGGTTTGTCAGTTGATAGATGCTAGGACTCTCTGGGTGCCTGACATTGAAGAAGAGATcttcctcaaaggccttcctccTAAGCTCACTCATGCAATTTTCAAAGGATGCCATTATAATGTTTAATTTCAGAAGCAGATGAGATGTGAAGAATGTTATGATTTACCtgctatttataagctaagtttagtctccagaagttattgctgaagcagtttctcgaggtgttTACGTTGGAAACTGATGCAAATCTTAAACTTCCTGGCCGGTGGTACACGATCTATTCCTTTTTGACCGGTGTTACTcacttcatttaattttcttcatctgcattaattaattattttcttaattaatctaattatctatttatctttttctccaaatttatttttaacttagaccttctctaagggggagtaccttgtacttcaagctaagtttttcacaccccattctttttgcttatgacaaaaagggggagtacaacccaacttttgatgtgtaagctgtgttagtgtatTATCTTTTCCTTTGGAGAATTTTCAGTGATCCATCattatgaccatagatctgtcAGTAGGGCActagcaaggaatacattttcacttcttctgaagtgatcgtaTGCTCAAattggttgactctgataccttttcCTTGCTTTGACTCTGATTATTCATGCGCTTCGAtaatcctatatatatatgaatctgAATGATATATCAATATGTCACTTTCACTTTAGCTCAAAATATAGATATTACTTATGTtttattaagtcttagattcaaggggagctaagctcagaatcaagctgtgacttggattcggGACGAGCAAAATAAACAATACATCTCAAAATAAGTGTACCTCTGataccctaaactctgagtgtattcagtttattgtttaagaattgttcatcaaaatacttggttttgtcatcatgaaaaagggggagattgtaagaccaagatttggtcatgtagtacaactctatgttttgatgattacatgttaactattgtgtataaacaattatggtactctaacattgttttctgagtgtttaaatgacaggctctgactctggtcagtactcacaattatcagaagcatttagcccaaagagtaaccaacgcaacgctttcgcactcactatgttctgaatgaacagtagtatatgcttcagaagttctgaagatgataagctctgatgtggattcatATCACTTAAAGTTCGTAAGACCacaagctctgaaggttcagaggctctgaaggtccagaagctctgaaggtccttTAGCTGAGAAGTAAAGaatctgaagtccaagagtaagctggctctgaagaccaagtacttccaactctgatgtccagaagcagaagataccaaggtcagaggatccaagcttccctctgactctgatcaccaagcttcacaagttccaacatgaaacATCGTTTGATCAGATGTCAACTAGAataaggctcacgtcgctatccaagtacaaaagcaattgtactatccagacgaccttacctaagatgttcatccacagcagaatctggaagttccggatttgccctccaacggtagcatttcaaacAACGAATACAAATCTAATCCTTGGAATATAAATAGAGGTtgaagttggaagaagatgccaagaaactttgtacaagcttaagcaaccattcaatattctcttagtaatctttcttcaatcgttcttattgtgtttaccttagctttcttagaagcatTCATTGTTAACCCAAAACtttcaaacagttagtttgacttccttaagggaccaagtttggtcagctccttgagaagactatgagagtgaatcttagtgtttgctagttcattgtattgttagtcactgagcaggttgctaatgcagttgtaacaaactttgaatagtggattgccttcattctaagaaggaagaaatcaccttaacgggtggactggactagcttgagcgattatcaagtgaaccaggataaaatacttgtgtacttctcttcatctcttatcttttcaccttgtgttgtttgttcgagagatttatctaaatctcaagagggaaaagtttttagttgaaaacgctattcaaacccccctttctatcgtttttcataccttcattggTAAATATTGGATGAAAGTTGACAAAAAATCAAAACTGTAATAGTTAGTGAACGCGAGGAACGTTGTAGGTTGATAAATTCCTTGAGGAACCAGAACTGTCAAATCGCAtaaagtgagggaccaaaaatgctattAAGCCATAAGACTTTAAAAATGGTGATTGTGCTTAAGTAGCCTCACACTTTTTTAGTAAGCTTGCAGGCTTCGTTTCACTCAACTAATTGTTCGACGAGACAAATCTTCGTTTTGATCATCTCAGATGGCCCACATTGTAAACATGTTAATTCGATCCTGAATAACTATTTATATGAACCAACTCTTGGTCAAGGTAAAATGTTTCACAAGTTAACTTCATCAACTAATCAGTTATGTTGATGTTGATTAAGTGTTTAAAACTTAAGGTGTTGTAATTAAAGAGAAATCAGGATTCATTTAACAACATTGGTTTATGCAATGGACAAAATCTTGCTGAAAAATGCATCAAGAACTAGTTTGAGTTTGTTGCCATAAATGATTCATATTAGGTAACATTTTTTTCACAACATTAAATAAATGTTCCGTGTTGTATAATTGGACTAGTTATTACGTCATAATTGTTGCGTATGAATTACTTGAATGATTTTATAATAGGGGCGTACTAGTTTCCgaaggataactcaagtggtcaGAGTTATGAGATAAGAGTTGGGTGTGATGTAGAGTGAAGAGTCTAGGGTacaaggttcgaaccctgagtaGGACTAATTTACAAACATTACTAACAGCTAAcatttatctataaaaaaacgtgaatgattttatattattatttttaatatatatatattaaaatggaGGAAATGGAGAGCCCCACCGGCTCTGCTAGGGTTCAGTCCTCTAGAGTAAACAAGAGAGATCTTGATCGTGCAGAGGACAGTCTCAAACTGTTTGTTGATGGACTAGATGAGGGGACAAGCTACAAGCAGGTGCGCAAGTTGTTCGAACGATTTGGGAAGGTAGCAAGTTTTTTCGTTCCTGCTAagatgaagagaagaagaaaagtcAAGTTTGGTTTCGTCCTCTTTTATGATAGGAGGGATGGTTTGAAAGCTATGAAGGCACTGCATGGCTCAAAATTAAACTCGACCTTTCTGTCAGTTAATCCGGCCAGATATGTTGATCGCAAGCCTACGTGGAGACCTCCACAACAAAAAAGCTTCATGGAAaaaccaaaattgaagaaggttTGGAGGAAAAAGGAGCGGCGGATAGAGGCCAGTTCGCAAGGCAACCGAAAAGTCTGGCGTGTCAAGCAGAATACTGAAAGCAAGGTAGAAAATCCCTTGAGGAGCGAGAATGTCATGACTCGGATAAATATAGAAGTCAAGAAAGATTTATCCAGATTTATAGTGGCTTCGATGGAGGAAGTGCTTTGCTGCGAGGATGTTATGAAGCTCCTGGCTGAAAGGGGAATTCCATAATCGATCGTGCAGGTGAAACCGTTTGGTGCAAAAGAATAGATCTTGGAGtttacttcttctgaagtgagtCAATCTTTTCTGAAGGAGATGGAGGTATGCAGGGAGAACCCCTTTCTTAAATTGCAGGTAGCGAAAATGAACCAATCTCCAGAAGGTTTCTTGATATGGCTAAAAATCTGGAAAATTCCTATTGGTCTGTGGTCCAAGGAATTTATCTCAAGGGTTGTTAGGCCTCTGGGTTCATTAGTTTGCATGGATGAGGAAACAGAAAAGGGATTACGGTTTGATGTGGCAAGAGTTTTAATTGTTGCTCCGGATCCAATTCTGGAAAACCAGATTATTCCAGTTACCATCGATGGAGTGGATTGTAGTGTCCTTATTGAAGTGGATTATCTTTTTAACGAAAATTTGAACAGGGCACCATTGGAAGAAAATGATGTCAACGACGTTGATGTTAAATGTGATCACGACGGCTTCTCTCCGGTGTCTTCCATGGTTGCTGAATCGACCGTTGGTGGAGAAGATGAATCATCATTGGTGGGTGGGTCTGGTGTTTTTGGCGGCTATGTTTTAGAAGTGAGAACGACTAATGATGAGTTGTGTGTTGGTACTAGTTCAATGGCAGATAGAAATTTTGAATTAAGCGAGAGATTGATTGGCCAAGTGAGATGAGGTGGGCGTGGGAGATTGAGTTATGGAGCCCCACAATTCATGTTATAAATGGCTGGGAGGAAAAAACTAATCAGATCATTTTTAAAATTACCATCCCATCTGAAGATTTGAATCTCTTATTATATGGGTGTAATTTCCCAGTCTACCCCTGGACCCTAGTGGACCAAGGCCCAATGGGGTTTCTCATGGGGTCTGTTTGGACCAATTTTTTAACTCACCTCCCTGCCAGAAGAAACGGTGTCGTGTTGAAAGAAATAGAATCAGGATCAATCGATCAATTTGTTCAATCAGAGAAACAAATTGGGTCTGGGGAGTCAATTAACGATTTTATTCTTGAACCACCAGTTGCTGCACCTTGTGCCTAGGATGATGAGGAAGTACTTAAGAGGGTGAAGCAAGGGGTGAGTAGACCATCAAAACTCAATTCTCTAGAGAGTTTGGTGTTAGATTGTGCTAAGCCTGGTCAAGTGAAAAAGAAGAGAGGTAGAAAACCCAAATCCCAGACAGGTCCCTCTATTCTGCGGGAGATTTCAGAGGGAGGTGGGAGTGTAGATCCCAAACTAGCGGAGATTCAAGATTCTGCAACGAGTCATGGTTCCGGCAGATATTTTACGAGGGCGTTGAAGGCATGGTATTTGGGGAAATCAGCTGGCTTATCTTATCCTGGGTCTGATGAAGATGCTATCAAAGGTTTAGTTGAAGAGCTAGAGGAAGATCATCCACCTGTTACTGTATAGATGGGTCGTTCTAGAAGATGGATTTCTTGGAATGTCAGAGGAATGGGGAGTGCTGAGAAAAGGAGAGCTATAAAAGATGTTTTGAAAAGggtgaaatttgaaattattctGATCCAAGAAACTAAATTGGGTGATAGTAGAGGAAGAATTGGGGAGTTGTTTGCAAAGTCCCTCAATCTTAATTTTACTGAAGTTTTGGCAGTAGGTTCTGCGGGAGGTCTTCTTTCTTGCTGGGATCCTGCTGCTATAAATGTCTCAGAGGTGATCAAAGACCAAAATTATATTCTTCTTGTTGCCCAGGTGCCTTCCTTATCATACAAAGTTTGCATTGGTAATATATATGGCCCCAATTCTGCATCATCTCGAAGGGAAGTTTTCATTAAATTGGCTGAAGAAATTGATAGATTGGGTCTTGGCTGTTATTTGGGTGGGGATTTTAATGGTACACTGAGCCATGGAGAGAGGAGGGGGATGGTTGATGAAGTTGATGTTCCCCTATGCGATTTGGTCTCTAACCTGAATTTAATTGACCTTCCTCTGGCGAATGCGGATTTCACATGGTATAGCTCCAGACTTGGTGGAATTTGGAGTCGATTAGATCGGTGGCTGTTGAGTGAGGTGATCATACGGGATCTTGATGGGGTAAACCAAGCCGCTGAATCTTGGGGACTTTCTGATCACAGGGCCATTTCTCTGTCCATGGGTGCAGTGGACTTTGGCCCCAAACCATTTAGATTCTATAATTCATGGATGTTGGATGAGGATTTCAATGCATTGATTAAATCATGGTGGAATTCTCCTTTGATGGCGGGGTGGGCTGGGGCATCCCTTCATGACAAATTAAGATCTttgaaaaaggaaataaaacgGTGGAAGGGGAGTAAAGCTCAATCCATGAGTGACAGAATTTCCAGATTAGAATCAGAATTACAGGGTGTTATGGAGCAAATTTTAAGGGAAGGGGCCTCAGCTTCTTTGAGAaccaaaagaatgaaggtgtTAGATGATCTGTGGGGTGCGTTTCGAGCTGAGGAATGTCGTTGGCCTCAGAAATCCAGAGTCAGATGGGCTAAAGAGGGGTACCGTAAC
This is a stretch of genomic DNA from Lotus japonicus ecotype B-129 chromosome 1, LjGifu_v1.2. It encodes these proteins:
- the LOC130737071 gene encoding uncharacterized protein LOC130737071, which codes for MEEMESPTGSARVQSSRVNKRDLDRAEDSLKLFVDGLDEGTSYKQVRKLFERFGKVASFFVPAKMKRRRKVKFGFVLFYDRRDGLKAMKALHGSKLNSTFLSVNPARYVDRKPTWRPPQQKSFMEKPKLKKVWRKKERRIEASSQGNRKVWRVKQNTESKVENPLRSENVMTRINIEVKKDLSRFIVASMEEVLCCEDVMKLLAERGIP